In a single window of the Cucurbita pepo subsp. pepo cultivar mu-cu-16 chromosome LG18, ASM280686v2, whole genome shotgun sequence genome:
- the LOC111780254 gene encoding subtilisin-like protease SBT6.1 yields the protein MIGVSISSSSISFFVIFVPIFISISIFQFNPSSDHTVFQTLTRNYSPNDPFPSKNVTDGNRVSQKNYIVRFVQYREAKEHRFYLESRIRSGGWKWIERRNPASKYPTDFGLVSIEDSVVRELVEEIEELELVKDVNVDASHVRGLLEEGGGRIGAFVDGKKRPGKIFTSMSFNEEGGERYTAISNASNRWGRHLLMQRSQVTSLFGADSLWAKGYTGSKVKMAIFDTGIRANHPHFRNIKERTNWTNEDTLNDNLGHGTFVAGVIAGGDEECLGFAPDTEIYAFRVFTDAQVSYTSWFLDAFNYAIATNMDVLNLSIGGPDYLDLPFVEKIWEITANNIIMVSAIGNDGPLYGTLNNPADQSDVIGVGGIDYNDHIASFSSRGMTTWEMPHGNGRVKPDVVAYGREIMGSKISTGCKSLSGTSVASPVVAGVVCLLVSVIPESQRKTILNPASMKQALVEGAAKLVGPNMYEQGAGRVDLLESYEILKSYQPRASIFPGVLDYTDCPYTWPFCRQPLYAGAMPIIFNATILNGMGVIGYVEGQPTWNPSDEEGNLLSIHFTYSKVIWPWTGYIALHMQIKEEGAQFSGEIEGNVTLTVYSPPSRGEKNRRISTCVLQLKLKVVPTPPRSKRILWDQFHNIKYPPGYIPRDSLDVRNDILDWHGDHLHTNFHIMFNMLRDAGYYVETLGSPLTCFDARQYGTLLLVDLEDEYFKEEIEKLRDDVMITGLGLAVFSEWYNVETMVKMRFFDDNTRSWWTPVTGGANIPALNDLLAPFGIAFGDKILNGDFSIDGEQSRYASGTDIVRFPRGGYVHSFPFIDSSESGAAQSILTSSLSKADFPILGLLEAGEGRIAVYGDSNCLDSSHMVTNCYWLLRKILDFTSGNIRDPVLFTKFSKQNSPLYLEDNKLPSRRSDVNFSLYSAVSGKELICMSDSRFEVWGTKGYSVQGRGRNRRLPGFPLIDLGRDSNSTPESSLMGPPKLTLKDRSDKYGNRYLSLFYRDEPDMPLIVPNHWLVPAVVAVAGLLLLLSFWRIRQKRRRRRRGSGSAARFSNL from the exons TTGTTCGCTTCGTCCAATACAGGGAGGCGAAGGAGCATCGATTTTATCTGGAGTCACGTATTAGATCGGGCGGCTGGAAATGGATCGAGAGGCGGAACCCTGCGTCCAAGTATCCAACCGATTTCGGCTTGGTATCAATTGAGGACTCGGTGGTAAGGGAGCTGGTTGAGGAGATTGAGGAATTGGAGCTTGTCAAGGATGTGAATGTCGATGCAAGCCACGTCAGGGGTTTGCTAGAGGAGGGTGGGGGTAGAATTGGGGCTTTTGTCGATGGGAAGAAGCGTCCGGGGAAGATTTTCACCTCCATGTCTTTTAACGAAGAAGGTGGGGAACGTTATACGGCAATTAGCAATGCCTCTAATAGATGGGGACGGCATCTGTTGATGCAG AGATCTCAAGTCACCTCATTATTTGGAGCAGACTCTCTTTGGGCAAAGGGGTATACTGGTTCCAAAGTCAAGATGGCTATATTTGATACTGGTATTCGTGCTAATCACCCACATTTTAGGAATATCAAG GAGCGAACAAATTGGACCAATGAAGATACTTTAAATGATAATCTTGGACATGGGACATTTGTTGCTGGTGTCATTGCTGGTGGGGATGAAGAATGTCTAGGGTTTGCTCCAGATACGGAGATATATGCTTTTCGTGTGTTTACAGATGCACAG GTGTCATACACTTCATGGTTCCTCGATGCATTCAACTATGCAATTGCTACCAATATGGATGTATTAAATTTGAGCATTGGTGGACCAGATTACTTAGATCTTCCATTTGTGGAGAAG ATTTGGGAAATAACGGCAAATAATATCATCATGGTTTCTGCAATTGGGAATGATGGACCACTTTACGGGACCTTAAACAATCCTGCAGATCAGAGTGATGTCATTGGTGTTGGTGGTATTGACTACAATGATCACattgcttcgttttcctcacGTGGCATGACTACTTGGGAGATGCCTCATGG TAATGGTCGTGTGAAGCCAGATGTTGTTGCATATGGTCGGGAAATTATGGGATCAAAAATTAGTACTGGGTGCAAAAGTTTATCAGGCACTAGTGTGGCAAGTCCTGTGGTTGCTGGTGTGGTATGTCTGCTTGTTAGTGTCATCCCTGAAAGCCAGCGGAAGACTATTTTAAATCCAGCTAGCATGAAACAAGCACTTGTTGAGGGAGCTGCAAAGCTTGTTGGTCCTAATATGTACGAGCAAGGTGCTGGCAGAGTTGATCT GTTAGAATCATATGAAATACTTAAGAGCTACCAACCTCGGGCAAGCATCTTCCCTGGTGTTCTTGACTATACAGATTGCCCTTATACATGGCCCTTTTGTCGCCAACCTCTTTATGCAGGTGCAATGCCTATTATTTTCAATGCTACCATTTTGAATGGAATGGGTGTAATTGGCTATGTTGAAGGTCAACCAACTTGGAATCCTTCGGATGAAGAAGGAAATCTCTTAAGTATTCACTTCACTTATTCTAAGGTTATCTGGCCTTGGACTGGTTACATTGCACTTCATATGCAAATTAAGGAGGAAGGTGCACAGTTTTCTGGAGAAATTGAGGGCAATGTGACTCTAACAGTATATAGTCCTCCATCTAGAGGAGAGAAGAACCGCCGGATAAGTACTTGTGTGCTACAGCTGAAGTTAAAAGTAGTTCCAACACCTCCAAGATCAAAACGAATTTTATGGGATCAATTTCATAACATCAAATATCCTCCTGGTTATATTCCTAGAGATTCCTTGGATGTACGCAATGACATTCTGGACTGGCATGGAGACCACCTGCATAcaaattttcatatcatgttTAACATGTTAAGAGATGCTGGATACTATGTTGAAACGCTTGGTTCTCCTCTAACATGCTTTGATGCTCGCCAATATGGGACACTTTTACTAGTGGATCTTGAAGATGAGTACTTCAAAGAGGAAATTGAAAAGTTGAGGGACGATGTTATGATTACTGGATTGGGGTTGGCTGTGTTTTCTGAATGGTATAATGTAGAAACAATGGTAAAGATGAGGTTTTTCGATGATAACACAAGAAGCTGGTGGACTCCAGTTACTGGAGGTGCAAATATTCCTGCACTAAATGATCTTTTAGCCCCATTTGGTATTGCTTTCGGGGATAAGATTTTGAATGGtgatttttctattgatgGTGAACAGAGTCGGTATGCATCAGGAACAGATATTGTGAGGTTTCCACGAGGTGGTTATGTGCATAGTTTCCCTTTCATTGATAGCTCAGAGAGTGGGGCGGCTCAGAGCATACTAACATCTAGCCTGAGTAAG GCAGACTTTCCAATTCTTGGCCTATTAGAGGCAGGAGAAGGCCGCATTGCAGTCTATGGAGATTCAAATTGTCTAGATAGCAGCCATATGGTTACAAATTGCTATTGGCTCCTgagaaaaatattagattttaCCAGTGGAAATATTAGAGATCCGGTGCTATTCACCAAGTTTTCCAAACAAAATTCACCTCTATATCTTGAAGATAACAAACTTCCATCTCGAAGAAGCGATGTAAATTTCTCTTTGTATTCTGCTGTTTCTGGAAAGGAATTGATATGCATGAGTGATTCTAGGTTTGAAGTATGGGGTACCAAGGGATACAGTGTACAGGGCAGGGGAAGGAATAGAAGGCTGCCTGGATTTCCCTTAATTGACTTGGGAAGAGACTCGAATTCTACTCCAGAAAGTTCTTTGATGGGACCTCCCAAGTTGACTTTAAAGGACCGAAGTGATAAATATGGAAACCGATACTTAAGCTTGTTCTACCGGGATGAG CCTGACATGCCTTTGATTGTTCCTAATCATTGGCTTGTTCCTGCTGTAGTTGCTGTCGCAG GgcttttgcttcttttgagtttttggCGAATTAGACAGAAGCGACGACGCCGAAGAAGAGGCTCGGGATCTGCTGCACGTTTTTCCAATCTCTAG
- the LOC111779918 gene encoding proline-rich receptor-like protein kinase PERK1: protein MSSPSPSSPPAPSTTSPLPPTTDAPPPAAPSLSPPSPDAASQPPPATSLPPSTTPSPPPPDSATSSPPPPDSATPSPPPPDSATPSPPPPDSATPSPPTTSPLPPTAPKSSSPPPPDSATPSPPTSLPPTSPSGSSPPPPSNSSTPTSPGGHVAPPSNSSTPTSPGGHDAPPSHSGTPTNPGGNEAPPSFSPSSGVSAGLVTGVVIAGVVVVVAAFILLVLCLRKKRRRDEESYYRPPPPGAFKDGPYDPQQHHWQSHLPPLPPTNHVVGTVPKPSPPPASRPPPSPSPASRPQPSPPIINSSGGSGSYYSGSEYSHAPVPAPSPAPSSIPLGYSQSSFTYEELAMATDRFSEANLLGQGGFGYVHKGVLPNGKEVAVKQLKAGSGQGEREFQAEVEIISRVHHRHLVSLVGYCITGSQRLLVYEFVPNNTLEFHLHGKGRPTMDWPTRLKIALGSAKGLAYLHEDCNPKIIHRDIKAANILLDLKFEAMVADFGLAKLSSDVNTHVSTRVMGTFGYLAPEYASSGKLTDKSDVFSFGVMLLEMITGRRPVDTTQSYMDDGLLDWARPLLLRAAEDGNYDGLVDPKLRDNYDHNEMGRMIACAAACVRHSARRRPRMSQVVHALEGEASLSDLNKGVQPGHSSVYSSHGSSDYDTSQYNEDMKKFRKMALASQEYGSEYSEPTSEYGLYPSGSSGDGPTTREMEMRTMKTESGGS from the exons ATGTCGTCTCCGTCTCCGAGCTCTCCGCCGGCGCCTAGTACGACCTCACCCCTACCTCCGACCACCGACGCACCACCCCCGGCGGCGCCGTCTCTCTCACCGCCGTCTCCTGACGCTGCCTCTCAGCCTCCACCTGCTACATCCCTACCGCCTTCTACCACTCCTTCGCCGCCGCCTCCGGACAGTGCTACTTCATCCCCGCCACCTCCGGACAGTGCTACTCCTTCGCCGCCGCCTCCGGACAGTGCTACTCCATCCCCACCGCCTCCTGACAGTGCTACTCCATCCCCGCCTACTACTTCTCCTTTACCACCTACAGCTCCTAAGAGCTcttcgccgccgccgccggacAGTGCCACTCCATCTCCGCCTACTTCTTTACCGCCTACATCGCCTTCGGGCTcttcgccgccgccgccgtcgaATTCTAGTACACCTACGAGTCCAGGAGGACACGTCGCCCCGCCGTCGAATTCTAGTACACCTACGAGTCCAGGAGGACATGACGCCCCGCCGTCGCATTCTGGTACACCAACGAATCCGGGAGGAAATGAGGCTCCGCCGTCTTTCTCACCGTCGTCGGGAGTTTCGGCTGGACTTGTGACTGGAGTTGTCATTGCTggagtggtggtggtggttgcTGCGTTCATTCTTTTGGTTTTGTGTttaagaaagaagagaagacgTGACGAGGAGTCGTACTACCGGCCGCCGCCACCGGGGGCGTTTAAAG ATGGCCCATATGATCCCCAACAGCACCACTGGCAATCACATCTGCCGCCGTTGCCGCCGACTAATCATGTCGTCGGGACAGTACCGAAGCCGTCTCCTCCGCCAGCATCACGACCACCGCCGTCTCCTTCGCCAGCATCACGACCACAGCCGTCACCTCCTATTATAAACAGCAGCGGAGGCTCTGGATCTTATTATTCAGGGTCTGAATATTCGCATGCTCCTGTTCCTGCTCCTTCTCCTGCTCCATCTTCTATTCCCTTGGGCTACTCGCAAAGCAGCTTCACTTATGAAGAGTTAGCAATGGCGACAGACAGGTTTTCAGAAGCCAATCTCCTTGGACAAGGTGGGTTTGGTTATGTGCATAAAGGAGTCCTTCCAAACGGAAAGGAAGTGGCAGTGAAGCAACTCAAGGCTGGAAGTGGACAGGGAGAGCGTGAATTTCAAGCAGAAGTAGAAATAATCAGCCGTGTTCATCATAGACATCTTGTTTCCTTGGTGGGGTATTGCATCACCGGCTCCCAAAGATTGCTGGTTTATGAATTTGTTCCAAACAACACATTGGAGTTCCACTTGCACG GGAAAGGACGACCCACCATGGATTGGCCAACGAGACTCAAAATTGCTCTTGGATCTGCCAAGGGATTGGCCTACCTTCATGAAGACT GTAATCCTAAGATCATTCATCGTGACATCAAAGCTGCAAATATACTTCTGGATCTCAAATTCGAAGCAATG GTTGCAGATTTTGGGCTTGCCAAATTGTCTTCTGATGTTAATACTCACGTTTCAACTCGAGTTATGGGAACTTTCGG CTACCTTGCTCCTGAATACGCTTCAAGTGGGAAACTCACTGATAAATCAGATGTCTTCTCCTTCGGAGTGATGCTTTTGGAGATGATTACTGGACGCAGACCTGTGGACACAACTCAATCATACATGGACGATGGACTGCTCGATTGG GCAAGGCCATTACTACTTAGGGCCGCAGAAGATGGGAACTACGATGGTCTAGTAGATCCAAAGCTGCGAGATAACTACGATCATAATGAGATGGGTCGGATGATTGCTTGTGCAGCTGCCTGTGTGCGCCATTCGGCGAGGCGCCGGCCACGGATGAGTCAAGTGGTTCATGCTCTTGAAGGTGAAGCCTCGCTTTCTGATCTTAACAAAGGGGTTCAGCCTGGACATAGCAGCGTCTACAGTTCTCATGGAAGCTCCGACTACGACACATCTCAGTACAATGAGGACATGAAGAAGTTCAGGAAGATGGCATTGGCAAGCCAGGAGTACGGCAGCGAGTACAGCGAGCCGACGAGTGAGTATGGTTTGTATCCATCTGGGTCGAGTGGCGATGGCCCAACAACAAGGGAAATGGAAATGAGAACAATGAAGACAGAAAGTGGAGGTTCTTGA
- the LOC111779919 gene encoding probable chlorophyll(ide) b reductase NYC1, chloroplastic — protein MTALTRHHVYPQSFGVPSTRDGHLIGALGRGVHRFGVEVSTSRSGLCLRKCRSFRGEDCEGRNRGNSRLKEVKTKKESEFWKFWRSGVLGKFNLVLGSDVDREKLMANMEGLISSAALQIGRYIVTMMSTGVVLAVGFQLSGGDSQMNTLIWYSWLGGVIIGTMIGANMVLEEHCRAGPRNVVITGSTRGLGKALAREFLLSGDRVVVASRSPESVQETLRELEENLNGLMARNGSSNTSLSHAKVVGTTCNVRDPEDVHNLAEFALNELGSIDIWINNAGTNKGFRPLLQFTDEDIIQILSTNLVGSLLCTREAMRVMRSQAKGGHIFNMDGAGSGGSSTPLTAVYGSTKCGLRQLQSSLLKECRRSNVGVHTASPGMVLTDLLLSGSTVRNKQMFNIICELPETVARTLVPRMRVVKGTGRAINYLTPPRILLALVTAWLRRGRWFDEQGRALYAAEADRIRNWAENRTRFSFTDAMEMYTENTWVSVFSLSIVCAFIILSTTTNNTFPGT, from the exons ATGACTGCGCTCACGAGGCATCACGTCTACCCACAAAGTTTCGGGGTCCCAAGTACCAGAGATGGGCACCTGATCGGAGCTCTCGGACGGGGAGTCCATCGGTTCGGGGTTGAAGTATCGACGAGCCGCAGTGGGTTGTGCTTGAGGAAGTGTAGATCTTTCAGAGGCGAGGATTGTGAAGGGAGGAATCGTGGAAATTCGAGGTTAAAAGAGGTGAAAACGAAGAAGGAAAGTGAGTTTTGGAAATTTTGGAGGTCTGGTGTTCTGGGTAagtttaatttggttttggGGTCGGATGTTGATCGGGAGAAGCTTATGGCAAATATGGAGGGTTTGATTTCTTCA GCTGCACTGCAAATTGGAAGGTATATCGTTACCATGATGAGCACTGGTGTTGTACTTGCTGTTGGATTTCAGCTATCAG GTGGAGACAGTCAGATGAACACACTGATTTGGTATAGCTGGCTTGGAGGGGTTATTATTGGAACCATGATTGGtgctaacatggtattagaggaGCACTGCAGAGCTGGTCCACGCAATGTTGTTATAACTGGAAG CACAAGAGGATTGGGGAAAGCACTGGCCAGAGAGTTTCTTCTTTCTGGAGACCGTGTGGTTGTGGCATCACGCAG TCCTGAATCCGTTCAAGAAACTCTTAGAGAGCTGGAGGAGAACTTAAATGGTCTAATGGCCAGAAATGGTTCTTCCAATACAAGCCTGTCACATGCTAAAGTTGTTGGCACAACGTGCAACGTCCGCGACCCTGAAGATGTTCATAACTTAGCCGAATTTGCTTTAAATGAACTTGGTTCCATTGACATTTGG ATAAACAATGCGGGCACAAATAAAGGCTTTCGACCATTACTGCAGTTTACTGATGAGGATATTATTCAG ATTCTCTCAACAAACCTTGTTGGTTCGCTTCTTTGTACACGAGAAGCCATGCGTGTAATGAGAAGTCAGGCTAAAGGAGGGCATATATTTAACATGGACGGTGCTGGCTCTGGAGGTTCAAGTACTCCTTTGACGGCTGT GTATGGATCAACAAAATGTGGTCTTAGACAGCTTCAATCATCTCTTTTGAAAGAGTGCAGGCGGTCCAATGTAGGAGTACACACTGCATCTCCTGGCATGGTTTTGACAGATCTCCTTCTTAG TGGTTCAACTGTGAGAAACAAACAGATGTTCAACATCATATGTGAGCTTCCTGAAACAGTTGCTAGAACATTAGTTCCTCGGATGCGGGTCGTGAAAGGAACAGGAAGAGCCATCAACTACTTGACTCCTCCAAGAATCTTATTAGCTCTAGTCACTGCCTGGCTGCGACGAGGTCGGTGGTTCGACGAACAG GGGAGGGCTCTGTATGCAGCGGAGGCAGACAGAATACGTAACTGGGCCGAAAACCGCACTCGTTTCTCCTTCACCGATGCAATGGAGATGTACACAGAGAACACCTGGGTGTCTGTCTTCTCCCTTTCAATCGTTTGCGCATTCATAATTCTCTCTACCACAACAAACAACACATTCCCTGGAACTTGA
- the LOC111779920 gene encoding probable polyol transporter 6, whose product MEAAAATPMEPMDVEGASKLQPKGFGINKYTLICSILASTNSILLGYDIGVMSGAVLYIEENLKISSTQVEILVGSLNVLSLVGSLASGRTSDSIGRRYTTFLASTTFLIGALLMGLAPSFPLLLVGRMIAGVGVGYALMIAPVYTAELSPATSRGLLSSFPEIFITFGILLGYIINYALSGLPPHINWRIMLGIAGIPALGVGLGVLTMPESPRWLVMKGKSEEAKKVLIKISTNEIEAEERLKSITEAAAAAAPGGKWNGQGVWKELLIKPTKPIRRILIAAIGINFFMQASGNDAVMYYSPEVFRAAGIQQKRHLFSVNVVMGVTKTCFVLFSALYLDRLGRRPLLLVGSAGMTVALGLLALGSKAMEMGKGRPTWAVVLSIVALCGDVALFSIGLGPIAWVYSSEIFPNRMRAQGSSLAVSVNRLVSGVVSMTFLSISKEITFGGMFMVLSGIMALGTLFFYFFLPETKGKSLEEMEVLFQDKDTNSTTPVQIEETL is encoded by the exons ATGGAAGCCGCTGCTGCAACTCCGATGGAACCCATGGATGTGGAAGGAGCCTCCAAACTGCAACCCAAGGGATTTGGGATCAACAAGTACACCTTAATTTGCTCCATTTTGGCTTCCAccaactccattttgttgggCTACG ATATTGGAGTAATGAGTGGGGCTGTGCTCTACATCGAAGAGAATCTCAAAATCTCATCCACCCAAGTGGAAATCCTTGTGGGATCGCTAAACGTACTCTCTCTAGTCGGATCTCTCGCTTCCGGCCGGACCTCTGATTCAATCGGCCGGCGATACACGACATTCCTCGCATCCACCACGTTTCTAATCGGTGCGTTGTTAATGGGTCTCGCCCCATCTTTTCCTCTTCTCCTAGTCGGTCGTATGATCGCTGGCGTCGGCGTCGGTTACGCCCTCATGATCGCCCCTGTCTACACGGCGGAGCTCTCTCCAGCCACATCCCGCGGCCTTCTCAGTTCATTCCCGGAAATCTTCATCACGTTCGGTATTTTACTGGGCTACATCATCAACTACGCTCTGTCCGGCCTGCCACCGCACATCAACTGGAGAATCATGCTCGGAATCGCCGGAATACCAGCGCTGGGCGTCGGATTGGGCGTTCTAACAATGCCCGAATCCCCGCGTTGGTTAGTCATGAAGGGCAAATCGGAAGAAGCCAAAAAGGTCTTAATCAAAATCTCCACCAACGAAATCGAAGCAGAGGAGAGACTGAAGTCAATAACCGAAGCCGCAGCCGCAGCCGCGCCCGGCGGCAAATGGAACGGACAAGGGGTTTGGAAGGAACTACTGATAAAACCCACAAAGCCAATCCGCCGAATACTAATAGCCGCCATCGGAATCAACTTCTTCATGCAAGCATCAGGAAACGACGCCGTAATGTACTACTCACCGGAGGTATTCCGCGCAGCCGGAATCCAGCAAAAACGGCATCTGTTCAGCGTGAACGTGGTAATGGGCGTTACAAAGACCTGCTTCGTTCTATTCTCGGCACTGTACCTAGACCGATTAGGAAGGCGGCCGCTTTTACTAGTGGGGTCAGCCGGGATGACAGTGGCGCTAGGCTTACTAGCCCTGGGCTCAAAAGCAATGGAAATGGGGAAAGGCAGGCCAACATGGGCCGTAGTATTAAGCATAGTAGCATTATGTGGGGACGTGGCATTATTTTCAATTGGGCTTGGGCCAATAGCGTGGGTGTACTCATCGGAGATATTCCCGAACAGAATGAGGGCGCAGGGGTCGAGCCTGGCGGTATCAGTGAACAGATTGGTGAGCGGAGTGGTGTCGATGACATTTCTGAGCATATCAAAAGAGATCACGTTTGGAGGCATGTTCATGGTGCTATCGGGAATAATGGCACTGGGTACCctcttcttttacttctttttgcCAGAGACTAAAGGAAAAAGCTTGGAGGAGATGGAGGTCCTATTCCAGGACAAGGACACAAACAGTACTACGCCAGTGCAGATTGAAGAGACATTGTAG
- the LOC111779921 gene encoding transcription repressor OFP8, producing the protein MDTRFKLRLPRMFQSSFASCRSRNLSDIIHKAVFIPSPHDVSFRKIQPEYSSETAESPAFSRDFLLPRRKISHRFPLAPFPSAISGGWTCPPASPISPSKPFSEKTTTTKKKKKKKKQRKQSKRESPFCPFSSSSVESNFGGTWWYSSEDDDDDETDTLFSSKSRSSDSSASHRRNKSRRRKGGRSRCSEMGVLPLKGKVKDSFAVVKKSSDPYNDFRTSMLEMIVEKQIFSANDLEQLLQCFLSLNSPHHHNVILEVFTEIWEALFSDWGS; encoded by the coding sequence ATGGATACCCGCTTCAAGCTCCGTCTCCCTCGCATGTTCCAATCCTCTTTCGCCTCTTGCCGTTCCCGTAATCTCTCCGATATCATCCACAAAGCTGTCTTTATTCCGTCCCCGCACGACGTTAGTTTCCGTAAGATCCAACCGGAATATTCCTCTGAAACCGCTGAAAGCCCTGCTTTCTCACGTGATTTCCTTCTCCCCCGGCGGAAAATTTCCCACCGTTTCCCTCTAGCCCCTTTCCCCTCTGCAATTTCCGGTGGCTGGACCTGCCCTCCAGCTTCCCCCATTTCGCCCTCCAAACCCTTCTCTGAGAAAACGACgacgacgaagaagaagaagaagaagaagaaacagaggaaacagAGTAAGAGGGAGAGTCCGTTCTGCCCGTTTAGTTCATCTTCGGTGGAGTCGAACTTCGGCGGTACGTGGTGGTACAGTAGCGAGgacgatgacgacgacgaAACGGACACTCTTTTCTCCTCGAAATCGCGTTCTTCTGATTCGTCGGCGTCTCACCGACGGAACAAGTCACGCCGGAGAAAAGGAGGTCGGAGCCGGTGCTCTGAAATGGGTGTGTTGCCGTTGAAGGGAAAAGTGAAAGATAGCTTCGCAGTGGTGAAGAAATCAAGCGATCCATATAATGATTTTAGAACCTCAATGTTAGAAATGATTGTCGAGAAACAGATATTCTCTGCTAACGATCTCGAACAGCTCTTGCAGTGTTTCCTCTCTTTGAATTCCCCCCATCACCATAATGTGATTCTTGAGGTGTTCACAGAGATTTGGGAGGCTTTGTTTTCCGACTGGGGATCTTGA